In one Cystobacter fuscus DSM 2262 genomic region, the following are encoded:
- a CDS encoding DUF3626 domain-containing protein yields the protein MPPIDRYPRPNMFTQRDHHYSMGRPTSTHQRQFLEEAEENAARQSGRHTEALYARGESRGYSRAEVDAGRRRMAETHSTINFNPAARLDDGTSVMEAMADDDYHRNMFETNISGAQLGQAQRQTVENSLYDNHYRGVPAYAHPSYGALNMTNSPHGVAPFAGDAHLRIRPETHDRATYSYFDSARANRSEDLGTRNHNDHVLYRTTNHTFDNVMGRRPSSPADPHGDYVEVQYHGRVRYGEDVDSLNVHDRHRDTEIGGHARRFRDNHGTKLYWVDDRGERRPSYGGDGGYDRHPGYYR from the coding sequence ATGCCGCCCATTGACCGATATCCACGCCCCAACATGTTCACCCAGCGAGATCACCACTACTCGATGGGCAGACCGACGAGTACGCACCAGCGGCAGTTCCTCGAGGAGGCCGAGGAGAACGCCGCGCGTCAATCGGGCCGGCACACCGAGGCGCTGTACGCGCGCGGGGAAAGCCGCGGGTATTCCAGGGCGGAGGTGGATGCGGGGCGGAGGCGGATGGCCGAGACGCATAGCACCATCAACTTCAACCCCGCGGCGCGGCTGGACGACGGCACCTCGGTGATGGAGGCGATGGCCGATGACGACTACCACCGCAACATGTTCGAGACGAACATCAGCGGGGCGCAGCTTGGCCAGGCCCAACGCCAAACCGTCGAGAACTCGCTGTACGACAACCACTACCGCGGGGTTCCGGCCTACGCCCACCCCTCGTACGGCGCGCTCAACATGACCAACAGCCCCCATGGCGTGGCGCCCTTTGCCGGCGACGCCCACCTGAGAATCAGGCCAGAAACCCACGACCGGGCCACGTATAGCTATTTCGACTCGGCGCGTGCCAACCGGAGCGAGGACCTGGGGACGCGCAATCACAACGACCACGTGCTCTACAGAACCACCAACCACACCTTCGACAATGTGATGGGCAGGCGCCCCTCCAGCCCCGCGGATCCCCACGGCGACTACGTCGAGGTGCAGTACCACGGACGGGTGCGTTACGGCGAGGACGTCGACAGCCTGAACGTGCACGACAGGCACCGCGACACCGAGATCGGGGGGCATGCGCGCCGCTTCCGCGACAACCACGGAACGAAGCTCTACTGGGTTGACGATCGCGGAGAGAGGCGCCCCTCCTACGGGGGTGACGGGGGCTACGACCGCCACCCGGGCTACTATCGCTGA
- a CDS encoding tetratricopeptide repeat protein encodes MESLNQLLAAGRFKEASEQATKRVTQKPGDTEALIALARVAVASGENEKAEQLLTRADPSGKGSDPEVLLARATLAMRRQQWEKAWEFYRPLVETPTPRVEALYGLGIALCALGEPLKACAALDDAMQLAPTHPDIRYELGRAYMLYGNQVEAGYHFIRGLRLNPKDERGYHAVAYLASGRGKRRSARRVLELGLKQVPGSKLLRDALQSLTEAPSAKDTPEAREQRAVFEQASEMVKGLRTREALELMKAAYKRGMRATVWLKLLEAEACERQKSPDFAGALRAYEEALVLDPKDWVAHNNMALFLLRQRGPDALERAIKALEQAHDCAPQEPEPVLNLAISYAKARQKEKAQELARRLVDNLPAQHPFVPAAQALLGNGAPRPSLWKVKSTKGK; translated from the coding sequence ATGGAGTCCCTCAATCAATTGCTGGCGGCGGGCCGTTTCAAGGAGGCCTCGGAGCAGGCCACGAAGCGTGTGACCCAGAAGCCAGGAGATACCGAGGCCCTCATCGCGCTCGCCCGGGTGGCCGTGGCCTCTGGGGAGAACGAGAAGGCCGAACAATTGCTGACGCGCGCGGACCCCTCCGGCAAGGGCAGCGATCCGGAAGTGCTCCTGGCGCGCGCGACCCTGGCCATGCGGCGCCAGCAATGGGAGAAGGCGTGGGAGTTCTACCGCCCGCTCGTCGAGACGCCCACGCCCCGGGTCGAGGCGTTGTATGGCCTGGGCATCGCGCTGTGCGCCCTGGGCGAGCCGCTCAAGGCGTGTGCCGCGCTCGATGACGCCATGCAGCTGGCCCCCACGCACCCCGACATCCGCTACGAGCTGGGACGGGCCTACATGCTGTACGGCAACCAGGTCGAGGCGGGGTACCACTTCATCCGGGGCCTGCGGCTCAACCCCAAGGACGAGCGGGGCTACCATGCCGTGGCCTACCTGGCCTCGGGACGGGGCAAGCGGCGCTCGGCCCGGCGCGTGCTGGAGCTGGGTCTGAAGCAGGTGCCCGGCTCCAAGCTGCTGCGCGACGCGCTCCAGTCCCTCACCGAGGCGCCGTCCGCGAAGGACACGCCGGAGGCGCGAGAGCAGCGGGCCGTCTTCGAGCAGGCCTCGGAGATGGTGAAGGGGCTGCGGACCCGCGAGGCGCTCGAGTTGATGAAAGCCGCGTACAAGCGGGGCATGCGCGCCACCGTGTGGCTCAAGCTGCTGGAGGCCGAGGCGTGCGAGCGCCAGAAGTCCCCGGACTTCGCCGGAGCCCTGCGCGCCTACGAGGAGGCCCTGGTGCTGGATCCCAAGGACTGGGTGGCCCACAACAACATGGCCCTGTTCCTCTTGCGCCAGAGGGGCCCGGACGCGTTGGAGCGTGCCATCAAGGCGCTGGAGCAGGCGCACGACTGCGCGCCCCAGGAGCCCGAGCCGGTGTTGAACCTGGCCATCTCCTACGCCAAGGCCAGGCAGAAGGAGAAGGCGCAGGAGCTGGCTCGCCGGCTCGTCGACAACCTTCCCGCACAGCACCCCTTCGTGCCCGCGGCGCAGGCGCTGCTGGGGAACGGCGCGCCGCGCCCCTCCCTCTGGAAGGTGAAGAGCACCAAGGGCAAGTAG